The genomic window CCTCTCGGGTCCCGGCACTCCGGCAGAGCCACCAGCCTGGCCGGCCGCGCCAATAATTCTGCCGGTGGTCGGTGGAGGGAGGTCATCTTCAGCAACCAACGGCGGCGCGCTAGTTGCTGAGTGGCTGCCTCGTCTGGCTTAGTAGCTAGCCTAATAATAATAGCATATAATAAGTGCCGTATGACGACATACATTGCCGTGACCGGAAAGCAGCTAGCTAGCGCGGCGTCTAGTGCTCCTCCAGTGCTGGCTGCCGCGGCGCCGGCTGAAAGAAAGAAAGGCCGCTGTGGCTTCTTGTGTTTTGGGACCCTTTTCGGGTTTTACATCAGGACCGCCTAAACCAATACTACGGTCACTGACGAACAGCAGCGAGGTCCTGAACTATTACTCGAGGCTCAAAATAAATGTTTAAAGACTAAAATGTATTTTGATGGTTTATGGGTGAAACTGAATTCAAAATACAAAGTTTAAGGACTGAAACGATCATCTTCATAGTTATAAGGTGAAATTGAGTCTAAAAGTAGAATTTAAGGATTAAAACGGCTGTTTTGAAAGTTTAGGGATGAAACTGAGCCTGGAGTAAGAACCAAAACGGCCATTTTACCTTATTTTAAATAGAGTTACATAAAACAACAAACTGCATGCGACAATACAACAGTTCTGAAGGCAATATATGCCGCGAATCGAAGCAGCTATATTGCCAAGTACCGTTAACCTTCTCTGCCGCTTCAGGATGACACAACACGGTGTTTCAGTGAATAGATTTCTCTCTTACAGTAATCTCCTCCCTCACAATAATCTTGCCGACCTGGAACAGGTCGGAGATGCCTAGCTGCGTTGAGAGACGCCTTCGGCAGTCCTCTGCAGCGGCAATGGCTGACGAATAAGCTCCATGCACCGATCCAGAGTGGTCAATGCAGGCGGCCTCACCAGCGAAAAACAGGTTGCCCACCGGAGCGCAAAATCTTTCATACAGGTCAGCTGGTTTCCCCACCAGGTCGCACGAGTAGGAGCCAAGTGAGTTTGGGTCACTGCCCCAACGTGAAACCAGATACTGAACCTGGAGAAGTGAACCCAAAAATGTCAGGAGCCACGAATCATCCATCATATAGAGTCTGTAATTGAAAGTATGTGTTTTTTTTAAGTAATTGAAAGTGTGTTTTTCTGTGCTTGATTTACCGGTTCAGTTGCCTGCGGTAGCATTTTCCTAAGCTGGGACATAACAAAGTTCACGGATTCTTCATCCGACAGCTTCTCCATCTCATATGCGAATCTTCCAGCTACCATGCATACCAGGACTGGGTTTCCTGTGGCTTTGTGAAGGTTGAGAAAGTAGCCACAGGCATTTGACGTTGGGGCGATCCTACCTAGCACTTCAACGTTGGGCCAAAATACAGTGTTGAACTTAAGAGCTATCTTGTTCTCGATGCCAACGCCAAGATCAGCGATTGCTGAAAGCTTCTCTCTTGGTAGCTCAGGTTCAAACTCGATGATATTTGCCTTGAGTACCCCGAGAGGGACGGTTATTATAGCAGCATCTGCAACAAAACTTGCCACATCTTCCACACAAATAATAACCTTATTATAACGCTGTATGATCTTTGTGATCctgagcaacaacaacaacaaaaaaagtgGTAATGAGCAAACTGTTTGGTATACAATTTGACAACGGAAGGATCACATGCATGGTTCTTCTGCACACCTGTGGTTGAGGTGAATATCAAGACCTTGAGCGAGAGCTTTGATGACAGGATCATAGCCATTAACCCACTCGTTGCCGTATAGAGGACTGAGGAGTACGTACGTCGCTCGATCGCGTATAGTCGATCGCGTTAGAGGCTGCGGCGTCGATCAAATCGACGAGAGACCACCGCCATGGAATGCCGCCGCTCGAAGCCTGATGACGACGACTCGGTGGTGGACTGCTACACTTATCCTTCTCGCCGTCGTCTCAAGGTACGCGTACGATAAGATCGATCAATCAGAAATTTAAACTTAGTATTATGTACTCCCTTCATACCAATTATAAGTTATTCCAACTTTCTCGTATAATCAAAACAtctcaaatttatataataaaataataacatttacgataacaaataaatatcattagattttttattaattatatttttatagtaaacctatttgatgtcataaaaatCTTTGTCAATTTTTTATCAAACTTAAAATGCTTTAACTCTCAAAAAAGTTAGAATACTTGTAATTTGGAACGGTAGTAGCTAGCGCATTCTGGACGGTCTTAGGAATTTCATTCGATTCTCTCAAATTGACTTGACGATGAAGGCGATCGACCGTCGTGTCTGTAGGCTACTGGTAATGTACCGGAGCACAGAAAATCGACGCCGTCAGTGGAGGAGCTCtcacttttttttttattttcttcgtGTAATATAAATCACGGTAAAACTTTTACCGTCCCTTTTAAAAAAATTGTTGCACGGCATTCTTCAATGGTGATAATTTCTGATAGACACTATTTTAATATGTTATTTGCTAGTGAACACTCTTGACCATGGTAATTTGCTCCTAGACATCATGTCTATTAAAATAATGATTTTGTAAACATataggagagaaaaaaaaacacaagctgaaaagtactatttactgatttgttatgagagaaaaatattgtttattcACTGAAAAAGTACAGCTAAAAAGACAAACGAACGGGGCCAATGTAAATAGACAAAATA from Miscanthus floridulus cultivar M001 chromosome 11, ASM1932011v1, whole genome shotgun sequence includes these protein-coding regions:
- the LOC136492492 gene encoding polyamine oxidase 5-like, with the translated sequence MAIPNYTCLKLKMSGPCGIITLDTSFQRTYECEVECNEHVAAIVTSKELAAIREEIVDEVPDPRGDVESQKRPLYGNEWVNGYDPVIKALAQGLDIHLNHRITKIIQRYNKVIICVEDVASFVADAAIITVPLGVLKANIIEFEPELPREKLSAIADLGVGIENKIALKFNTVFWPNVEVLGRIAPTSNACGYFLNLHKATGNPVLVCMVAGRFAYEMEKLSDEESVNFVMSQLRKMLPQATEPVQYLVSRWGSDPNSLGSYSCDLVGKPADLYERFCAPVGNLFFAGEAACIDHSGSVHGAYSSAIAAAEDCRRRLSTQLGISDLFQVGKIIVREEITVREKSIH